From the genome of Natrinema marinum:
GCCAGGCCTCGCCGACCTCGCGATCGGACTTCGAGACCTCGACGACCCCCGAAGGGCCCAAGCAGCCGCCGGTCAACCCGCTCGCGCTGGCGCTGGCCTCCGGTGCCTCGTTCATCGCCCAGTCGTTCTCCTCGGACGCGCTGCGCCATCAGGAGATTATCCAGGAAGCGATCGAACACGACGGCTTCGGCTTCGTCAACGTCTTCAGCCCCTGTGTCACGTTCAACGACGTCGACACCTACGACTACTTCCGCGACAACCTGGTCGACCTGCAGGAGGAAGACCACGATCCAAACGACTACGAGGCCGCCAAGAAGGTCATCCTGGACAGCGAGAAGGAGTACCAGGGCGTCATGTACCAGAACGAAGACTCCGTGCCCTACCACGAGCAACACGGCGTCACCGAGGACATGTCCGAGATTCCGGACGGCGCGCCCGACGACGCGATGGACCTCGTCCGCGAGTTCTACTGACGACTCGGCCGTTCGTTCCCGTTCTTTTGCCCCGTCACCAACCGAGCCACGGCACCTTCGCCGTCGACTCCAGTCGCTCGTCGCGTCGTGACTCCTGATCCGAAAACGGCGATACTGCGACCGAACTCGCGACCTCAGCCCTCGACCGGATGCTCGACGGACTCCATCAGCACCTCGGCGTTCGCCGCCTCCTCAGTGAGCATCTTCGGGTACAAGCCGATCAGAACGGGCAGATCGCCCTCGTGGTCGAACGACGTGAGCTTGAGCTCGATCTCGATCGTCTGTCCCTCGAGTTCGGACTCGCCGATGAACGTATCGACCGTCCGGCTGTCACCGAGGATCTCGAGTTGGAACGAGCCCTCGTGGGTGATGTCTTCGATCGCGCCCTGCTCGGTCTCGACCTGACTCATGAACCGCTCGAGTAACTCCTTGTTCGACATGTCGTCGATCGGGTTGACCGACCGACCGGCGATTTCCATTCCGGGGACCGAGACGGCGGCGAAAGCCGCCCCCTCGCGCTTTTGGCCCGCGTATTCGACTTGCTTGGTGTAGACCGACGCCCAGATCGAGGCGCTGACGTCGCGTTCGACGCCGCCGGGGAGTTCGACCGTCCGATCGAGACTCTCCTCGCGGACCTCCTTCTCCTGATAGCCGGTCTCCTCGAGCGCCCCGTCGGTAGGAGCGACTCGGTCGGCGTTGAATTCCAGCGGTCCGTTTCCGAGGACGAAATCGAGGCACCCGGCTGTCAGCGCGAGCGAGCCGGTCGCTCCCGCGGCGAGTACCGATCGACGAGAGTAGGTCATTACTGGTGAGGTTCGTTAGAACCATCATATTAGTTGTGGCTCCGTTCATCCTACTGTCAGCTATACCGAATCCGATGAGCGACGCTTTAGGAGCCCCGAATTCCGGCAAAGTGGGTCGGTAGGTCACGGTCTCAGTTTGCCGATCCGACACTTTTGTCCGACTCGCACTACTGACCCCACCATTTACCGCCGTTCGCTCCCACGTTGCCGGTATGGTATCCGTCGGTCGCGTGCTGGAGTTGTTAGCCGAGCAACGACGCCGCTACGCGCTGTACTGCCTCGAGGACCGTGACGACCCGCTCAGCGTCGCCGAACTCGCAGCCGCGGTCGCCCGAATGGAACAGACCGACGGCGAAATCTCGGCCGATCGCCGTAACCGGATCGAACTCAGTCTCAAGCACACGCATCTTCCGATGGTCGAACAGACATCGTTCGTCGAGTACGATTCGACCGCGTCGACGGTCCGGCTCACTGACAAGCCGCCCGCGTTCGAGGAGCTCTTGACGGTTGCGGAAACGCTCGAGGAACCGGCCTAAACGACGGACGAGACGGCGAGGAACGCGCGGGTATCAGACCATCGTCTCGTTCGCGTCGGCGCTCGTCTCGTTCGTATCGCCGTCGGTTGCGGACCCGCCCGCCGAATCGGACTCGAGGACGGCCTCGACGGTCTTGATCATAGTGTCGACGGAGCCGACGCCGAGTTTTTCCCACCGCTTCTCGCCGGTGCTGTCGACGACGATCGTGACTGGGTAGCCGATGACGTTGTAGTGGGCCGCGAGATCGGAGTTGTCGTCGTAGCCGACGTACCAGTTGCCGCTGTGAGCTCGCCACCACGAGCGGAGTTCCTCTTGTGGCATCGTGCCAAACGACTGGAAGGTCAACGAGAGGAAAGTCACCGAATCGCCGTAGTTGTCGACGAGCCGCGAGCGCGCCTCGGCGAGGTGTGGCATGTGCGCTTGACACTGGCCACAGCCGGTGACGAAGAACATGGCAACCGTCACACCGTCGTTCGGGACGGTGAGCGTCCCGGCCTCGCTGCCGCGGGCGTCGATCGTCTCGACTGTCAAGGGCCACTCCGATTCCTCGCCGCCGGTCGCGGCCGCAGGGTCGTCGCCGAACGAGGGGACGCCGCCGAGGACCATACCGGCCGCGCCGCCAAAGACGCCGACGCTTCCGACTCCGGCGAGCAGGTCGCGGCGCCTCATCGCCGCCCCACCCCGTCGGGACTCGCTCGGACCGACTGACCGGCCTCGAGTCTCCGCCGTCCGTGCTGACGACCAACCATACGGGACAGTAGGGGCGCTAGATACAAATGGTTCACTGGTTCGCGAGTCGAACGCCGGGGGAACTCGAGGTCGAATCGGCCGTGCCGACCGTTGGGTTGGCGGGGTACGAATAAGGGGCCGCCGACCGTCCGCCCGCACGTGAGCGACGACCGCGAGCGGTGGAACGAGCGGTACAGCGACCGGAGCGGCGCCGATGGTGCCGTGGAGACGATTCCAGAACTCGAGCGGCGCGTCGACACGCTCCCAGACGGGCGCGCCCTCGATGTTGCGACCGGGACGGGGGACAACGCGATCTTCCTCGCCGAGCGCGGTTACGATGTCGACGCCGTGGATATCTCCGACGAAGCGATCGAGACGGCGCGGGAGCGAGCCGACCGGCAGGGCGTCGACGTGAACTGGGTCCGCGCCGATCTGGCCGACTTCGATCCCGGTCGTCGGCGATACGACCTCGTCACCGTCCGGTACTTCGCCGCCCTCGAGTATCTGCCCGATCTCAAGGCGGCGCTCGCGCCGGACGGCGTCCTGATGTACGAACACCACCTCCGCTCGAGCGATCCGGTCGCGGGACCGTCGAGCGACCGCTACCGATATCGGTCGAACGAGCTACTCCACGCATGCCTGGACCTGACAGTCCTCTCTTACGAGGAGCGGCGCCGTCCGCTCGACGACGCAGACGGTACCGACGACGAGGGCGCCGTCGCGGTCGCGACGCTGGTCGCGCGGCGCTCGAGCGGCGGTACCCAGTCGTACCCGAAGCGGTGACCGACAGCGGGTGTCGTCAGAACGTGAGATTCTCGACCGTCTCGCTCGTGTTTTCGCCACCCCCGGCCGTCCCCTCCGCGAGCGCGCGTTCGACGGCGGTGACGATCGTGGCCGGAGACGTACCGGACTGGTTGCGCCAGCGGACCTCGCCGGTTCGGTCGACGGTCATCGTCGTCGGATAGCCGGTAATCTCGTAGAACTCGTAGCAGGTGCCGTCCCGATCGTGACCGAGCGGCCAGTTCCCACCGTTCTCGTCGAACCAGATCCGCAACTCGTCGTCGGACGGGTACGGACCGCTGGTATCGTCGACGATCGAGAGGAATCGGGCGTCGGCCTCGTCGCCATCGATAGCGTACCCCGCCTCCTCGAGTCTGCGTTTCGCCTCGGCGAGCGTCGAGAGGTGCGCCCGACTGGTCGGACACTGCGTCCGAGTGAAGTTACAGAGGAGCACCCGCTCGGGCTGGGGGACGCGGACGGTCCCGGCCGTGCTGCCGCGGGCGTCGATCGTGACGATCTCGAACGGTGGCGACGGCGGGCTCTCGGTCCCCGGATCTTGGGTCTCGGAATCACTGTCCAGACAGCCGCCCAACGCTACCATCCCGCCCGTCGACGCGAGCAGTTCGCGACGGTTCATCGATATCTCTGCTCGGTCGTCGACATCGATCTGTCACGTGGCCAGCGCCCACGGCCGACCGTCGTCTCCATTCTGGCCTTTCCTCGAGTGTCGGTCATACCGGACAGTTCGTTCGCGAAACGGATAGTCGCACCTCCTAACGCGTCTGACACGTCGTCCGCGACGCCTGAGTGGCATCTCGGACGCTCTGCCGATTCCTCTCGGAACGTGTCTGCTCTCTCCATCGCACTTTGGGTTCCCCTTCGATCCGGTCGACACGACGATGCTCGAGGACTTCGAGAGTATAGTTCCGAATCAAAATACATGGGTATAAGTATTCTCACCAGTGTAATCAGACCGGACGCCGATTCCAGAGACGGGAACCAGTACTCGACTGGTGTCAGTCGGTGTGGACCCCGGCCACTTCGATCGGATCATGACCACGTATCCGCAGTCGGCAGGGAGCGCCACTGTGCGGTGTCCGCGTCGGTACCGACCAGCGACGACGGGAACCAATCGCGGCTCGCTACACGCGACGAACGGAGGCTCCGATGCGAAAGAACACTGAGATGGACGACGAGGTGTCGTCCGCACTCCCCGCGTGTCCGACCTGCGGCCGGCCGGTGTCGCTGGTCACCGCTACCGGCCCCGCCGAGCGGATCGCCTCACCCTGTGGGTGTCCGATCGCACCGGGCGCACTCGAGGAGCCGTAGGCGAACGGGCACCGACGGATCGGCACGCCGGCTGGTCGTGGGACGGCCGACGGACAGCTATTATTCCTCGAGGGTCGATTCGACCGCCTCGATCTCCGCCGCGGTCAGCCCGTAGCGATCGTAGACGAGGTCGTCTATCCGCCGGTCGATCGCGTCGATTCGGTGCTCGAGTTCTTCGGCGCGGGTCGTCGCTTCGCGGTAGCGCTCGAGCCCCGCGCGAACGTCGTCGACGACGGGAAGCCTGAGGGCGCGAAGCCGGTCGAGCGGCGAGATGGTCTTCGTCGCGGTCTCGCGGACGTTCGCGAAGCCGTCGCCTTCCTCGACCGCGACGGGGACGACGGCTTCGATCAGGTTCGCCTCGGTCTCCGTGAGTCCCGAGAGCCGGAGAGCCGTCGCGGGCTCGGTCTCGACGTACCCCCATCGATCGGTCTTGCGGTCGCCGTCGGTCGGTTTGTACCGAGCGGTCGCGTCGATGCGGACGGTATCGGGGCCGACCCGACCGACGGCCGCACGGCCGAGCCGGAGGCCCGCCAATTCGTCACCGGTCGATCGGAGCGGCGAGTTTGGCGGGGCTACCGTCTCGCACGATCCGCTCTCGGCGAGGGACGCGCCGTCTCGATACTGGCCGAGCTGCGCGCGGAGGTCGGTGGTCAGCCCGCGTCGCTCGCGGGTCAACTCGATCCGCTCGGCGACGAGGTCGTCGAACGTCGCGGTCTCCGGCACGGCGATCGGATACGATTCGAACGTCGCCTGATTGATCTGGGGGAAGACGGTGCGATAGGCCGCGTGTTTCACCTCGTGGTAGTACTCGAGCAGCGACGAGTTGAGGACGCCCAGAAGCCGGCGGAGATCGGCGTCCGAGTCGTTCGCACGGACGTTGTACGCCGACTTGATCGTGACCCGACCCCGCGTATCGAGCGCGCCGATCGGCGTCGACGCCGTCTGGCGGAAGACGAGCTTCGGACTCCGATAGATCTCGGGGGCTTTCTCGATCTCGTCGGGCGAGACGTATCGCGTCTCCGCGTCGTCGAACCCGTAGGCCACGACCGCCGAACCGGGGACGATCGGTCGCAAGCCCCCGCAATCGTTCGTCTCGGCGAGGAAATCGGCGCGTTTACCGATCTCCTCGCCCCGAGAGACGGCGACGCGCTCGCCGAGTCTCGGGAACTCGTCCAGCTTCGCGAGGATTGATCGCGCGGACCCGTCGAGGTGTAGGAGGAACCGACAGGCGTCCTGATCCCGAAAGACGGATTGGGGGATTTCGGCGTACTCGACCGACCCGACGGCCGTCGCGTCCGCGAGGGCGGCGCAGTTCGTCGGCCCCTCGTCGCCCCCGGTGACGACGATCGCTGCGCCGTTCTCGACACCCTCGAACGCGGTCCCGAGGTGGAGCAGGGTCGCGATAGCCGTGTGCTCGAGCAGATAGCGGCGGAGGTGGACGTTCTGGTCGCGCGCGAGTATCGCGTCGGGGACGACGATACCGATACGCCCGTCGGCGGCCAGGCGGACGAACCGCTCGCAGAATGCGACGTAGAGGTCGAACTGCTGGCGCGTCGCGGTGTAGCGCTCCTCGAGATACGCCCGCAACGACCGATCCATCGTCGCGCTGATGTCGGCCCGGCCCGCGGTCGCAACCCACGGTGGGTTGCCGAGCACGGCGTCGAACCCCGCGTCCGGTCGCCGTCGCCCCCGATCGTCGTGAAAGACGTCGGGGAACTCGAGGTCCCAGTGGAAGAACCCCCGCTCGACGCTCATCGTCTGTGCGGCTCGAAACCAGTCGGTAATACGGATTTCGGCCCACGCGTCGTCGTCACCGATCGCGCCCTCGAGTCGCTCGAGAGCGTCGTCCGGGAGCTCCAGGCCGAACCGGCGCGCCGTCCGGACGTTCGCCAGCTCGAGCCGGCGCGCGGCCGGCGTCGCGTCGCTCCCCGCCGCGCGCTCGTCCGGGCGGGTCGTCCCGTCGGAGCCGACCAGCGCGTTGCCCGCCTTCAGATGCCCGTCGAGGCCCATCGGCGGCCGGTCCCCCGCCAGCGTCTCGAGCCACAGCGACGCCGTCGCGAGTTCGACAGCCAATTCGTCCCGGTCGACGCCGTACAGACACGACGCGGCGATATCGCGGCGTACCCGCGGTTCATCGAGGACCGTCTCGTCTCCGGTTTCGGCCGCCGCGGCCGTCACCCGCCCGACGATGAACGCGAGCGCTCGCTCGAGGAAGCGCCCGCTCCCCATCGCCGGATCCAGAATCCGGAGCGCCGTCACCTCTCGGTGGAAGGCTGTCAGGTACGCGTCGCTCCCCGGCTCGAGCCCCTCGGCCTCCAGATCGGCCTCGATCTCGTCGAGCAGCGGCCCGACCGTCTCGGAGACAACGGCGTCGACTACCTCCTCGGGCGTGTAGTAGGTCCCCGTCGTCTTTCGCTCGTCATCGGCGACGACGGCGAGTGTGCCCCCCGATTCGATCCGAAACCGGTGCTCGAGCAGCGTCTCGTAGACGCTCCCCAGGTCTCGGGTCTCGACTGCCGCGAAATCGAGCGGTGCGGCCCGACCGTCGTCGGTCTCGGTCGTCGAGAGCCGGCCGATCGCTTCGGCGAGATATCGGTCTCCGATGGCCTCGGCGGCCGACCGATCGCCGCTTGCCACATCGAACAGCTTCCCGTCGTACGGCGGGACGCCGCGGGGCTCCGACCCCTCGTCGAGCAGCCGGAACAGCGCCTCGAGGCGCCGCCACAGCGTCGTCGAGCGCTCGTCGTACGCGTCAGCGAATCCGCCGTCGGCCGCGTTGACTTCCGTGCGAATCTCGGTTCGGAGCTCCGCGAGGGAGTCGATTTTTTCCGTCGCCGCGCCCGCGTCGCCGCCCGATCGATACGAGAGGCCGCGAGATTCGGCGATATGGACGACTAACAATCGGAGGAGGAGGACGGTCGATCGCTCCTCGAGCGCCGCGAGGGCGTCGTCGCTCGACTCGAGGTCAGCCGTCTCGAGGAGGCCGCGACCGAGCGCCCGCCACGCCGCGAGGGCGTTCTCCTCGAGGTCCGCGCCGGAGTCCATGCTACCGAACCCGTCGAATTGCCGCGGCAAGAAACCACTGGTCGAACGAGTTTGGCCCGAGCAAATGGCGTCG
Proteins encoded in this window:
- a CDS encoding TlpA family protein disulfide reductase encodes the protein MRRRDLLAGVGSVGVFGGAAGMVLGGVPSFGDDPAAATGGEESEWPLTVETIDARGSEAGTLTVPNDGVTVAMFFVTGCGQCQAHMPHLAEARSRLVDNYGDSVTFLSLTFQSFGTMPQEELRSWWRAHSGNWYVGYDDNSDLAAHYNVIGYPVTIVVDSTGEKRWEKLGVGSVDTMIKTVEAVLESDSAGGSATDGDTNETSADANETMV
- a CDS encoding class I SAM-dependent methyltransferase, whose amino-acid sequence is MSDDRERWNERYSDRSGADGAVETIPELERRVDTLPDGRALDVATGTGDNAIFLAERGYDVDAVDISDEAIETARERADRQGVDVNWVRADLADFDPGRRRYDLVTVRYFAALEYLPDLKAALAPDGVLMYEHHLRSSDPVAGPSSDRYRYRSNELLHACLDLTVLSYEERRRPLDDADGTDDEGAVAVATLVARRSSGGTQSYPKR
- a CDS encoding 2-oxoacid:ferredoxin oxidoreductase subunit beta, with product MSSDVRFTDFKSDKQPTWCPGCGDFGTMNGMMKALAETGNDPDNTFVVAGIGCSGKIGTYMHSYALHGVHGRALPVGTGVKMARPDLEVMVAGGDGDGYSIGAGHFVHAVRRNVDMSYVVMDNRIYGLTKGQASPTSRSDFETSTTPEGPKQPPVNPLALALASGASFIAQSFSSDALRHQEIIQEAIEHDGFGFVNVFSPCVTFNDVDTYDYFRDNLVDLQEEDHDPNDYEAAKKVILDSEKEYQGVMYQNEDSVPYHEQHGVTEDMSEIPDGAPDDAMDLVREFY
- a CDS encoding TlpA family protein disulfide reductase; its protein translation is MNRRELLASTGGMVALGGCLDSDSETQDPGTESPPSPPFEIVTIDARGSTAGTVRVPQPERVLLCNFTRTQCPTSRAHLSTLAEAKRRLEEAGYAIDGDEADARFLSIVDDTSGPYPSDDELRIWFDENGGNWPLGHDRDGTCYEFYEITGYPTTMTVDRTGEVRWRNQSGTSPATIVTAVERALAEGTAGGGENTSETVENLTF
- a CDS encoding DUF7344 domain-containing protein — protein: MVSVGRVLELLAEQRRRYALYCLEDRDDPLSVAELAAAVARMEQTDGEISADRRNRIELSLKHTHLPMVEQTSFVEYDSTASTVRLTDKPPAFEELLTVAETLEEPA
- a CDS encoding DUF6517 family protein, whose protein sequence is MTYSRRSVLAAGATGSLALTAGCLDFVLGNGPLEFNADRVAPTDGALEETGYQEKEVREESLDRTVELPGGVERDVSASIWASVYTKQVEYAGQKREGAAFAAVSVPGMEIAGRSVNPIDDMSNKELLERFMSQVETEQGAIEDITHEGSFQLEILGDSRTVDTFIGESELEGQTIEIELKLTSFDHEGDLPVLIGLYPKMLTEEAANAEVLMESVEHPVEG
- a CDS encoding Eco57I restriction-modification methylase domain-containing protein, coding for MDSGADLEENALAAWRALGRGLLETADLESSDDALAALEERSTVLLLRLLVVHIAESRGLSYRSGGDAGAATEKIDSLAELRTEIRTEVNAADGGFADAYDERSTTLWRRLEALFRLLDEGSEPRGVPPYDGKLFDVASGDRSAAEAIGDRYLAEAIGRLSTTETDDGRAAPLDFAAVETRDLGSVYETLLEHRFRIESGGTLAVVADDERKTTGTYYTPEEVVDAVVSETVGPLLDEIEADLEAEGLEPGSDAYLTAFHREVTALRILDPAMGSGRFLERALAFIVGRVTAAAAETGDETVLDEPRVRRDIAASCLYGVDRDELAVELATASLWLETLAGDRPPMGLDGHLKAGNALVGSDGTTRPDERAAGSDATPAARRLELANVRTARRFGLELPDDALERLEGAIGDDDAWAEIRITDWFRAAQTMSVERGFFHWDLEFPDVFHDDRGRRRPDAGFDAVLGNPPWVATAGRADISATMDRSLRAYLEERYTATRQQFDLYVAFCERFVRLAADGRIGIVVPDAILARDQNVHLRRYLLEHTAIATLLHLGTAFEGVENGAAIVVTGGDEGPTNCAALADATAVGSVEYAEIPQSVFRDQDACRFLLHLDGSARSILAKLDEFPRLGERVAVSRGEEIGKRADFLAETNDCGGLRPIVPGSAVVAYGFDDAETRYVSPDEIEKAPEIYRSPKLVFRQTASTPIGALDTRGRVTIKSAYNVRANDSDADLRRLLGVLNSSLLEYYHEVKHAAYRTVFPQINQATFESYPIAVPETATFDDLVAERIELTRERRGLTTDLRAQLGQYRDGASLAESGSCETVAPPNSPLRSTGDELAGLRLGRAAVGRVGPDTVRIDATARYKPTDGDRKTDRWGYVETEPATALRLSGLTETEANLIEAVVPVAVEEGDGFANVRETATKTISPLDRLRALRLPVVDDVRAGLERYREATTRAEELEHRIDAIDRRIDDLVYDRYGLTAAEIEAVESTLEE